The genomic window TGACCCTACACTGAAAACACTCACAAAAATCAGACTATCCTGCTGGCTGACAATATTCATCTGTTCACCAAATGTAGGAATCCATAAAATGAAGATATTGAACATCGATACAGAGACAAACGAAAAGACAAGCAGCGCAATCCCATCAATCTTGAATTTTACGCCTTCCGGTCCTTTGATCTCTGTTTCTACATCCTCGTCCTTGACTGTGGTCAATGGTGGAAACGGCTGCTTTCGTAAGAATAATAAGCTGCCAAATAAGCAAACTATACATAGAATAAATGGCCAGCCAAAGTACAGATTCTCCGTAATAATAATCCTCGTCAGAAAAGGTAGAATGAACTGCCCTAATGAAATAAAGGCTTTATTCAGTACGCTAAGTGAGCTATTGTCTTTCTCGCTTGGATAAGCTTCGACCAATGTCGGATATGTACTCGTATCTAAAAAGGCATTGCTGAAACCGCCAAACATTGCTACCACTGCTGCCATTTTGTAATTGGGGCTCAAAAGAATGCCTGAAAAAAATACAAAATAAGAAACAATCGCAATCAGCACCGTTTTCTTTCTTCCGTATTTATCGGAAAAATAGCCGGAAAAATAAAGGCTGACGATCCGCCCAAATCCAATGGCACTCATGACCAATGTCACTTGTGTTGTTGACGCCTGCCATTGCATTTTCAAGGCGTCCATGTTTTGAGATAGAATAATTGCTGCCATTCCTTGAAAAATATAATTAAAATAAAGACTGCAAATCAATGGGAAATAACGATTCTTTTTGCCTGCTCCCTTTGACATTGTGATGTTTTTCACTTTATTACCTACTTTCAGATGCTGTAGCTTTTACACTAGGATACCTGATTCGATTCAGAAATACCAATGCTTTTTTTATCTCTATATGATAAAATTCATTTATCATTTCAAAGGAGAAGATAACGATGAATTTTCGACACCTTGAATATTTTGTTAAATTAGCTGAAAACGAGCATATGAGACTCACTGCTGAGCAATTGAACACCTCGCAGCCTAATTTGAGTCATGCCATTTCTGTTTTAGAAAAAGAGCTAGGGGTGGCACTATTTG from Enterococcus sp. 9E7_DIV0242 includes these protein-coding regions:
- a CDS encoding MFS transporter: MSKGAGKKNRYFPLICSLYFNYIFQGMAAIILSQNMDALKMQWQASTTQVTLVMSAIGFGRIVSLYFSGYFSDKYGRKKTVLIAIVSYFVFFSGILLSPNYKMAAVVAMFGGFSNAFLDTSTYPTLVEAYPSEKDNSSLSVLNKAFISLGQFILPFLTRIIITENLYFGWPFILCIVCLFGSLLFLRKQPFPPLTTVKDEDVETEIKGPEGVKFKIDGIALLVFSFVSVSMFNIFILWIPTFGEQMNIVSQQDSLIFVSVFSVGSFISVFLTSMIVKKGASVTSLMVVCTGVTAISLIYMILQPSFIGLVIASLCVGIFAAGGIWQLGLALILEFFPQRKGRITSLYSLATSISVMITPYITGIMAESDIRTVFLYNAVLTFIGFGAAIIIAVRYKTMIKGPHVLQLDE